A stretch of DNA from Dehalobacterium formicoaceticum:
TCCAGTATAACGGCGTTTTGCGTCCAGCTCAGAGACTGCGCTTTTTCCATGAGAGCCGGGTCGTTTGCGTAGGTGCGATAAAAGTTACGCATCCTGCGGAGATTGCGAAGGGAGAAGCCTTTCAGCAATGGTAACCGGATGGCAAGGGTTTCGGCCAAGTGAGGGACAAAGGCTTTTTCCCCCTGGCGGCAGATGCATCGGCCGATTAGGGTATAAAGCTCCATCAGAGATTGGTTGGATGGCTTGTCATTGCTTTCGTAGCAATCGGTTATGGTAGATGCGATCTGCTCCATATAGAGGGAGCTTTCATTTTTCAGTGCTTTCACGGGCTTCTCCTTTCCGGCTCATTGTGAGCCTGTTTTATTATGTACCCGGCAGAGTCGGTCCTGCCGGTGAAAATCTAAAGGGAATATCAGTAGCTTTGCTCCATTTCAAAGCCGCAGTCCTGCTCCTGGGCATCTTCGGCAGAGGTGATGTTGACATATTCTCCGATGATGCAGAGTGCTTTGTCATAGCTGCCGCTGGTGGTGATCCGCTCCCGCATCTCTTTTGCCTGATCGCCAAGTCCGTTTTCCTTCAGTGTTCGGGCGGCGATGCCCATCAGGTTGAAAATGTTTCCGTCCTGCCCGATGAGGGCGCAGTCGGGCTTTTCCCTTTGAACAGGCGGCCCGTTCATGTCGACACCCAGCCGGTTAGGGAGATAATCACTCAGCCAGGTGCCGCCAAAGGTTGCATGGCTCTGCAGCCGCCACATGGCGAGCTTTCCTATGTCCAGATCCACATTTTCCATTGAAAACAGCAGATTGGTGCAGCCGTTATGCTCAAAGACCGAAACATCCTTGAACGTATCGCCGTTTTGCAGGATACCCTCCTGCGTCAGCAGTTCATTGATGCCGTTTACCCATTCCGAGAGGTTACCGCCACATCCTTGGATAACAAGCCCTTCACGGTCTGTCATGGTGCGGAGTTCGTCTATTTTAATACGCTTCATATCGTTCCTCCATTTGTTCCCTTGCAGGTTAAGAAATTAATCGTGGAAAAGTACGGCGCTAATTCATAGTCGGCCCGTTTTGCTGACTTGCATTGAGGTCATTGGCCTGTTGGCTGTCCTGTTCCATTTCCGGTTGTTCCGGAGAGCAATGGTTCAGAAGATCCTGCACCCTCCACGGGACATTGTCGAAATCCACATGAATATCCCCCTCGACAGGGATGGTGTACCAGTATTCGTAAGGAATATATACCGTTGACAGGTACTTGGACTCTGTGGCCGAGATGGTTTCGCCACCTTGTTCAATGACACCCTTCGGCGTCAAAAAGAAGGTTCCCCAATGCTCGCCGGAGGACTCCAGATCAAGGGTTACGATGCCCAACCCTATATGGCCGGTGTTGCTACCTCGAATGACGGCGGGAAGATCAACGATTTCATAGGTGTAGTCGTCGAAATAGTCCGTGCCATATACCTCAATGCAAAGGTCATGCATCCGTTTCAGTATCTCTTTGGCATAGCTGAAATCGTCCGAATTGCAGGAGTGGTCCAGCTTTGCGAACTCCACTGTCGGAAGCATAGCGTTCAGGCGGTCTATATAGACCGCCCGCAAATCTTTTTCTTCCATTCTATTTCACCCTCATTCCATCTTCATGCCGAACTGCTCGGATTCGCTTTCCTGCAATTCAGGCTGCTCCGGACGCGAGATCACGGAAAAGCTGTCCTCGCCTGGAATGACGCCGAGAGTGCGCCCGTTGTCAAATGTACAGTGAAGCGTTCCAATGTCATCCACAACATTCACCGTTCCCTCCGTACCGGGCAGAATGGGGGCATAGGGGTCATCCATTCCAATCAAACGGATGCGGGTTCCCTGCGGGTATTGGTCCTTGATACGTTGTACCTGCTTGTGGTCCATAAACATCACGATTCCTCCTATCAGGCCATCTCATGGCTCTGTTTTGATTGGCTGCCGTCCGCAGCCTTGATAGCCTCATATTCGGCTATCAGCTTTTCAGGCTCTTTGTATTCATGGGTGAACACGGGCCGGCCCAGCACTTTCGCCACCGCTTCCTGATAAAGCTCCAGAGGCATGCACAGCCGATCTTCATATAATTGAAACTCCACAATTTCCTGTGGGGATTTCCCCTCGTACCAGCGGCTTTCAGCCTTGGCAATCGTTTCTTCCTTTGTCATACTCTTTTCCTCCATATGTTTCCTCATTGTATTTCCACCATCTGCTCCCATTGCAGAATGAATCGTCCCTCAATAGTGCGGTTATCATGGTGGTGCCCGAAAAACCAGTAGTCGAAGCTGCATCGGCGCTTGACTGTTTCCAAAAAGCCGGTCAGACGGTCCGGCTTGTAGGGATGGCATACCTGTGCCGCAATGCTATCGGGAGCGCAGTGAGTCAGGATGCAATCCACACGCCAGCCGGCGCTCTCCAGATTCTTCAGGGCCGTTTCATATTCCTCATCGCAGGGCAGTTCCTCTTTCCACCATGAAATATGGTTGATACGGTACAGCGCCCTGTGCCTGTCTAGCACCTGCTTGCGATACAGGAAGTCGGGTTCATCCGGCTCCAGTATGCCTGCGCTGATATCGTGGGAGGCGGCGCCGCCCATTGTAAGAAAGGTCATCCCGCCGATCTCAAAGACCTGCCCGCGCATCAGGTGCAGGATATGCTCCCGCACCTGATGGACATCGCCGCCTCTCCATTTCATGGCCGGAAAACGGTTCAGCAGGTCAAAGTTTTCGTGGTTGCCGTCTATAAACAGCGTGGTGAACGGCTGGTCATTCAGCCAGTCCAGATCCCGGTTCGATTGGGGTGTTTCATCCCATATCCCAAAATCGCCGCAGACAATAATATAATCCTCCCGGCACAGGCTCTGTCCTGCGGGAAAGTATTCCTTTTCAAACCTGCGGAAATTACCGTGGGTATCTCCTGTAATATAAATCATGGTCGGTTCCTCCGTTACATGAGCTGCTCGATTTCCGTTCCATCCTTGAAACGGATAAGCAGTTTATCTTCACCCAGCACCTTGATGGCGCCGACGAGCTGCCGCACCGTCAATTCGTCAAAGCAGGTGATTCCCGTGTCCATTTTGTCCAGCTCGGCGGCGATCTGCTCGGCTCGTTGGTCTGCCTGTGCGATGCCCTGCTGGTTCTTTTCCAGCTCACTGCGCTTTGAGACCAGTGCGGAAAATTCCATGCTGACTTCGTTTAAATCCTCATCGTATTGGGTGGAGTTTGCGCCCACAGACGCGGCAAATTGGAGGAGCTCATATTGCCGTGCCCGCAGCTCTGACAGTCTACTGTCGATGGCTGCGATGCTTGTTTCTCCGCTGTTCCCCGAAAGGGCGGACAGGATGCTGTCCTGCAGCAGAGATTTCATGGTTTTCAGGCTGAACATCTCGTTCATGGCGGAGACCACGGCGGTGTGGATTCGGCCTTCTTCCAGCGTAGGGGAATCCTTGCAGAACTTTTTGCCGTTCTCCAGCCGGTTGATGCACCGCCAGACGATTTTCTTGCCCTCCGGCCTCGTCCATGTGACACGGCGGTAGGGGCTTCCGCAGTTCCCGCAGGATAAAAGCTCGGTCAACACATACTTGCCGCTGTATTTGGCAAGCTCGGTTTTAGCGTTTGCGCTGACCTTTCTCAGGCTGGAACGGCGGGCCATTTCCTCCTGCACCCGCTGAAAGGTCAACTTGTCGATGATGGCGGGATGGCAGTTCTCGACATAATATTGGGGAAGCTCTCCGTTGTTTTTCTTGGACTGGCGGGTGAAGAGGTCTGCGATGAAGGTCTTTTGTAGCAAGGCGTCCCCGATGTATTTCTCGTTTTTAAGCATGCCGCGGATGACGCCGTCATTCCATTTTTCCTTGCCCCGCACCGTTTTGATGCCGTCCGCCTCAAGGTCAGCGATGATTTTAGCGACGCTGTGCCCGACCAGATACCGGGAGAAAACCCTGCGGACGATTTCCGCTTCCTCCGGGTCAATTTCCGGCAGATCGTCCTCGCCCTTGCGGTAGCCAAGGAAGCCTGCATAGTGGTAGTAGACCTTGCCGTCCTTGAAGTTCTTGCGGTGCCCCCAGCGGATATTGCCGCTCATGGACTCACTCTCGGCCTGCGCCTGGCTCATCATGAAGGTGAGGATCATCTCATTGTCCATATAGAGGGTGTTGACATTCTCCTTTTCGAAGAAAACCCCAACGCCCATTCGCTTGAGCTTGCGGACATAGTCGAGGCCGTCCAGCGTATTCCGGCAGAACCGGGATACCGATTTGGTGATGACCAGATCCACCTTACCTTTTTCACAGGCTTTGATCATCCGCAGGAAATCCTTGCGCTTTTTGGTGGAGGTGGCGGTTTTGCCCTCGTCCGCGAACATATCCACCATGGTCCATTCGGGCTGGGCGGCGATTCTTTCCGTGTAGTATTCAATCTGCGC
This window harbors:
- a CDS encoding DUF4314 domain-containing protein → MFMDHKQVQRIKDQYPQGTRIRLIGMDDPYAPILPGTEGTVNVVDDIGTLHCTFDNGRTLGVIPGEDSFSVISRPEQPELQESESEQFGMKME
- a CDS encoding metallophosphoesterase family protein, with product MIYITGDTHGNFRRFEKEYFPAGQSLCREDYIIVCGDFGIWDETPQSNRDLDWLNDQPFTTLFIDGNHENFDLLNRFPAMKWRGGDVHQVREHILHLMRGQVFEIGGMTFLTMGGAASHDISAGILEPDEPDFLYRKQVLDRHRALYRINHISWWKEELPCDEEYETALKNLESAGWRVDCILTHCAPDSIAAQVCHPYKPDRLTGFLETVKRRCSFDYWFFGHHHDNRTIEGRFILQWEQMVEIQ
- a CDS encoding recombinase family protein, producing MPATATRKVTVIPADPIYAQKDIRKKALRVAPYCRVSTNSEEQLDSYQAQIEYYTERIAAQPEWTMVDMFADEGKTATSTKKRKDFLRMIKACEKGKVDLVITKSVSRFCRNTLDGLDYVRKLKRMGVGVFFEKENVNTLYMDNEMILTFMMSQAQAESESMSGNIRWGHRKNFKDGKVYYHYAGFLGYRKGEDDLPEIDPEEAEIVRRVFSRYLVGHSVAKIIADLEADGIKTVRGKEKWNDGVIRGMLKNEKYIGDALLQKTFIADLFTRQSKKNNGELPQYYVENCHPAIIDKLTFQRVQEEMARRSSLRKVSANAKTELAKYSGKYVLTELLSCGNCGSPYRRVTWTRPEGKKIVWRCINRLENGKKFCKDSPTLEEGRIHTAVVSAMNEMFSLKTMKSLLQDSILSALSGNSGETSIAAIDSRLSELRARQYELLQFAASVGANSTQYDEDLNEVSMEFSALVSKRSELEKNQQGIAQADQRAEQIAAELDKMDTGITCFDELTVRQLVGAIKVLGEDKLLIRFKDGTEIEQLM